Proteins from one Bombus pyrosoma isolate SC7728 linkage group LG16, ASM1482585v1, whole genome shotgun sequence genomic window:
- the LOC122576162 gene encoding 2-phosphoxylose phosphatase 1 has product MLAEMVRLSYQHRAFYCYVILSVWIFLLVAGMYKYIGIDEKSSVQARVLDNDISIREFPRNLKTDMRTKKIFQFCNPPSDITAETEGKLDGNLTLGGILVFVRHGDRGPLAHIRNISIVNCGGDFNSIPELESLYQNYVNFLQNVSSYSRTAWAQFLGPFHGFPMLPSNSKDCRIGQLTTLGIGQLLKTGIVLRNAYYHKLNLGNGSISSKDIVVYSTRYRRTVQSAVALLYALLETDGFQNLAKITMQESQSYAFCNTDCACPAAEKFFKQHLKEMSDHLKSHPAVAELIRQASNAVFEIPDQAQMTDPNTLKDALLTYICHGASLPCIDFNTQRVCVKTEHVTGLFTYTEWESKQVAKSSSRRKYGLLRAYGLLRNIVSYMLRIISEAKPKIVLYSGHDKTLEYLATALGIFSDKLTMPHYASRFVIEVYRINPKNENHVASDFYFRVVINGKDFTQKIPFCRNANFYSVSYIERNEVEKTRRDSKLCPIETIIRQLHDDYFGPFNATNFKDACTNHKRG; this is encoded by the exons ATGTTGGCGGAAATGGTCCGACTTTCGTACCAGCATCGAGCGTTCTACTGCTATGTCATTCTCAGCGTGTGGATCTTTCTCCTCGTTGCTG gTATGTACAAGTACATTGGAATAGATGAAAAGAGCTCAGTGCAAGCCAGAGTTCTAGATAATGACATCTCCATCAGGGAATTTCCCAGGAATTTGAAAACCGATATGAGAaccaaaaaaatatttcaattttgtaatcCTCCAAGTGATATTACAGCAGAAACAGAAG GAAAGTTGGATGGGAATTTGACATTGGGAGGGATTTTAGTATTTGTTCGGCATGGAGACAGGGGTCCTTTGGCGCACATCCGAAATATAAGCATTGTAAATTGCGGTGGAGATTTTAATTCCATACCTGAATTAGAAAGTTTATATCAGAACTATGTGAATTTCTTGCAAAATGTCTCCAGCTACTCCAGAACTGCTTGGGCACAATTCTTGGGTCCGTTCCATGGTTTTCCTATGCTGCCCAGCAATTCTAAAGATTGCAGAATTGGTCAATTGACTACACTTGGCATTGGACAATTGTTAAAAACTGGAATTGTACTTAGAAATGCTTATTATCACAAATTGAATCTGGGAAATGGTTCTATATCCAGCAAAGACATTGTTGTGTATAGCACTAGGTATCGAAGAACAGTCCAAAGTGCAGTTGCTTTACTCTATGCCCTACTGGAGACAGACGGTTTCCAAAATTTAGCCAAAATCACTATGCAAGAAAGTCAAAGCTATGCTTTCTGTAACACAGACTGTGCATGTCCCGCTGCTGAAAAGTTCTTCAAACAACAcctaaaa GAAATGTCTGATCATTTGAAATCTCATCCAGCAGTGGCTGAGCTTATACGACAGGCTTCCAATGCAGTCTTCGAGATCCCTGATCAAGCCCAAATGACAGATCCAAATACTTTGAAGGATGCATTGTTAACATACATCTGCCATGGTGCTTCCTTGCCCTGCATAGATTTTAACACTCAGAGGGTTTGTGTGAAGACTGAACACGTAACAGGTTTGTTCACTTATACAGAATGGGAGTCTAAACAAGTGGCAAAGAGCAGCAGCCGTAGAAAATATGGATTGCTAAGAGCTTATGGACTActtcgaaatatcgtttcctACATGCTACGAATTATCTCCGAGGCCAAACCCAAAATAGTTTTATACTCTGGCCATGATAAAACACTGGAATACCTCGCAACCGCTCTTGGAATTTTTTCTGACAAGTTGACTATGCCACATTATGCTTCCCGCTTCGTAATCGAGGTCTATCGGATAAATCCGAAGAACGAAAACCATGTAGCCAGTGATTTCTACTTCCGGGTGGTGATCAATGGAAAAGATTTCACCCAAAAAATTCCGTTCTGTAGAAATGCAAATTTCTACAGTGTCAGTTACATCGAGCGCAATGAAGTGGAAAAAACGCGGCGAGATTCAAAATTGTGCCCGATTGAGACGATCATCAGACAACTTCACGATGATTATTTCGGACCATTCAATGCAACTAACTTCAAGGATGCGTGTACCAATCATAAGCGCGGATAA